The Pseudomonas sp. FP2309 genome has a window encoding:
- the yghX gene encoding YghX family hydrolase, giving the protein MTRLTAKDFAPELLELYDGYAHGKLNRREFLDRAALFTFGGLTASALLAALSPNYALAEQVKFTDPDIVADYITYPSPKGNGSVRGYLVRPAKATGKLPAVVVVHENRGLNPYIEDVARRLAKAGFIALAPDGLTSVGGYPGNDEKGVALQQTVDPTKLMNDFFAAIEWLMHHDSSNGKVGITGFCYGGGVTNAAAVAYPELGAAVSFYGRQPEAKDVPRIKAPIMLHFGELDTRINEGWPAYEQALKAAGTTYEAFIYKGANHGFHNDSTPRYDEAAANLAWERTLGWFRKYLG; this is encoded by the coding sequence ATGACTCGTCTCACCGCCAAGGACTTCGCCCCCGAACTGCTGGAACTCTACGACGGCTACGCCCATGGCAAGCTCAACCGCCGCGAATTTCTCGACCGCGCCGCGCTGTTCACCTTCGGCGGCCTCACCGCCTCGGCGTTGCTCGCAGCGCTGAGCCCCAATTACGCCCTGGCCGAACAGGTGAAATTCACCGACCCGGATATCGTCGCTGACTACATCACCTATCCGTCACCCAAGGGCAACGGTAGCGTGCGTGGCTATCTGGTGCGCCCGGCCAAGGCCACGGGCAAGTTGCCGGCGGTGGTGGTGGTCCACGAAAACCGTGGCCTGAACCCCTATATCGAAGACGTGGCCCGACGACTCGCCAAGGCCGGGTTCATTGCCCTGGCACCGGACGGCCTGACGTCCGTCGGCGGTTACCCCGGCAATGACGAAAAAGGCGTGGCGCTGCAACAGACCGTCGACCCCACCAAGCTGATGAACGACTTCTTCGCCGCCATCGAATGGCTGATGCACCACGACAGCAGCAACGGCAAAGTCGGCATCACCGGTTTCTGCTACGGCGGCGGCGTCACCAACGCAGCGGCGGTGGCCTACCCCGAACTGGGCGCGGCGGTATCGTTCTACGGGCGGCAACCCGAGGCCAAGGACGTGCCGCGTATCAAAGCGCCGATCATGCTGCACTTCGGTGAGCTGGACACGCGGATCAACGAGGGTTGGCCAGCTTACGAGCAGGCCTTGAAGGCGGCGGGCACGACCTACGAGGCGTTCATCTACAAGGGCGCCAACCACGGCTTTCATAATGATTCGACGCCACGCTATGACGAAGCGGCGGCAAACCTGGCGTGGGAGCGCACACTGGGCTGGTTCCGCAAGTACCTTGGCTGA
- the ampC gene encoding class C beta-lactamase, with protein MPEHRQFALRPVTALIALLATGSCLAASDLRGLVDASVEPLMQQQGIAGLSVAVVNKGQVHYFNYGVAAKDTRQPVTQDPLFEIGSLSKTFTATLGGYAQATGALTLTDKASQHLSALKGSAFDNISLLQLATYTPGGLPLQFPNAADSPETMLGYFQHWKPAYAPGAQRLYSNPSIGLFGYLTAQSLGQPFNVAMQDTLLPKLGLTNTYVRVPADKAALYAQGYDKNQQPVHVGPGALDSEAYGIKTSTRDLAHYVMVNMHPGTLEKPLQQAIATAHTGYYTVNGMTQALGWEYYPYPISRQALIDGNSTSMAMEPHKAQWLATPQVQPANVLFNKTGSTGGFGAYVAYVPSRDIGVVILANRNYPNAERVKVAHVILSALDQ; from the coding sequence ATGCCTGAACACCGTCAATTTGCCCTACGCCCTGTCACCGCTTTGATTGCCCTGCTCGCCACTGGCAGCTGCCTGGCCGCTTCCGACCTGCGGGGGTTGGTGGATGCCAGCGTTGAACCCCTGATGCAGCAGCAAGGTATTGCGGGCCTCTCGGTGGCCGTGGTGAACAAAGGCCAGGTGCATTACTTCAACTACGGCGTCGCCGCCAAAGACACCCGGCAACCCGTCACTCAGGACCCGCTGTTTGAAATCGGCTCACTGAGCAAAACCTTTACCGCGACCCTCGGCGGTTATGCCCAGGCCACCGGCGCGCTGACACTCACCGACAAGGCCAGCCAACACCTGTCGGCGCTCAAAGGCAGCGCCTTCGACAACATCAGCCTGCTGCAACTGGCCACCTACACCCCGGGCGGCTTGCCGCTGCAATTTCCGAACGCGGCCGACAGCCCCGAAACCATGCTGGGCTACTTCCAGCACTGGAAACCCGCCTACGCCCCTGGCGCTCAACGGCTCTATTCCAACCCGAGCATCGGTCTGTTCGGCTACCTCACCGCGCAAAGCCTGGGCCAGCCGTTCAATGTGGCGATGCAGGACACCTTGCTGCCCAAGCTGGGCCTGACGAACACCTATGTCCGCGTGCCGGCCGACAAGGCCGCGCTGTATGCCCAAGGCTATGACAAGAATCAACAACCGGTGCACGTCGGCCCCGGCGCCCTGGACAGCGAAGCCTATGGCATCAAGACCAGCACCCGCGATCTGGCGCACTACGTCATGGTCAACATGCACCCCGGCACCCTGGAAAAGCCGCTGCAACAAGCCATCGCCACCGCCCACACCGGGTATTACACAGTCAACGGCATGACCCAGGCCCTGGGCTGGGAGTACTACCCCTACCCTATCAGCCGACAAGCGTTGATCGATGGCAACTCCACATCGATGGCGATGGAGCCGCACAAGGCTCAGTGGCTGGCCACGCCCCAGGTACAGCCGGCCAATGTGCTGTTCAACAAAACCGGCTCCACCGGCGGGTTCGGGGCGTACGTGGCGTACGTGCCGAGCAGGGACATCGGCGTGGTGATCCTGGCGAACAGGAACTACCCGAACGCGGAGCGGGTGAAGGTGGCCCATGTCATCTTGAGCGCGCTGGACCAATAA
- a CDS encoding polyprenyl synthetase family protein has translation MRRVGGIAQSHTAEPLASMSSAAQARVLCEAVELMNTASLIHDDVFDGDGLRRGQPSVWAAYGSTVAIISGMYGYLGGLQRLAELGNVDVLSAGLESLEALHIGQHLDVSVSDGSVLPTLEEYRLIAQANTGCFFVFLLNACQCLKPVDEALYLALKALLYELAVYYRYVNDYCDVNHIPHFEKKGFATDLEGGPKSFLMILAGQPLAKGKRSSEQKNEIVRAFGDAGVLDRASALMDATYKQLIEHLLVIGQHCAKPRLKRLEVFIRDIHFQPGPDDDYYKRVLK, from the coding sequence ATGCGCCGCGTGGGGGGTATTGCCCAGTCCCATACGGCTGAGCCATTGGCGAGTATGTCGTCTGCCGCGCAGGCACGTGTGCTGTGTGAGGCGGTTGAGCTGATGAACACGGCTTCATTGATACATGACGATGTGTTCGATGGCGACGGTTTGCGCCGGGGACAGCCGTCGGTTTGGGCGGCGTATGGTTCGACGGTGGCGATTATCTCCGGGATGTACGGTTACCTGGGCGGTCTTCAGCGCCTGGCTGAATTGGGCAATGTGGATGTCCTGAGCGCCGGCCTGGAAAGCCTCGAAGCCTTGCATATCGGGCAACACCTCGACGTGTCGGTCAGTGATGGCAGTGTGCTGCCGACGCTGGAGGAATACCGCCTGATTGCTCAAGCCAATACGGGCTGTTTTTTCGTGTTTTTATTGAACGCGTGCCAGTGTTTGAAACCGGTGGATGAAGCACTTTATCTCGCGTTGAAAGCCTTGTTGTATGAGTTGGCCGTTTACTACCGATACGTCAATGACTATTGCGATGTGAACCATATTCCGCACTTCGAAAAAAAAGGATTCGCAACGGATCTGGAGGGTGGGCCAAAGTCATTTTTAATGATCCTGGCCGGTCAGCCCCTGGCCAAAGGAAAGCGCTCCTCGGAACAAAAGAACGAGATCGTCCGAGCCTTTGGCGACGCGGGTGTACTCGATCGCGCAAGCGCCCTGATGGACGCGACGTACAAGCAACTTATCGAGCACTTGCTCGTCATTGGACAGCATTGCGCCAAGCCCAGGCTCAAAAGGTTGGAAGTGTTTATTCGTGATATTCACTTCCAGCCGGGGCCCGATGACGACTACTACAAGCGCGTGCTCAAGTAG
- a CDS encoding terpene synthase family protein: MILSDLVGWFSCQDDFADEDCDDPEVLERVIRDVHTRAFTSNSVSRAPLACALADIVHRAARLMPPIWKQRVAEQYANYLAPCAIALMHRRHRTQPGIEGYEHLWQNAGGFQVCVEFTYLAQNINLSAELYYSPPWQELRSLALNVFKAVNDVLSFPIMENPDEDVFNLLTHFRRTHGYSVEQATRTVSQRIEQWAERFALAQAALPARLAALGFDERSQEQARICAQALHNQWRGNIAWHLAVPRYREIRFSG, translated from the coding sequence ATGATTCTGTCCGACCTGGTGGGCTGGTTCAGTTGCCAGGACGACTTCGCCGATGAGGACTGTGACGACCCCGAGGTGCTCGAACGCGTGATTCGTGACGTCCACACCCGTGCGTTCACCTCAAACAGCGTGAGCCGCGCGCCCCTGGCCTGCGCACTGGCGGACATCGTGCATAGAGCCGCCCGCCTCATGCCGCCGATCTGGAAGCAACGCGTGGCCGAGCAATATGCAAACTACCTCGCGCCGTGCGCCATCGCACTGATGCATCGGCGGCACCGGACACAGCCAGGTATCGAAGGTTACGAGCACCTTTGGCAAAACGCCGGTGGGTTTCAGGTCTGCGTGGAGTTCACGTACCTGGCGCAAAACATCAATTTATCAGCCGAGCTCTACTACAGCCCGCCGTGGCAGGAGCTGCGCAGCCTGGCGCTGAACGTGTTCAAGGCGGTCAACGATGTGCTGTCGTTTCCAATCATGGAAAACCCCGACGAGGACGTTTTCAACCTGCTGACTCATTTCAGGCGCACCCACGGCTATAGCGTGGAGCAAGCAACCCGGACGGTGTCCCAACGCATTGAGCAGTGGGCCGAGCGGTTCGCCCTGGCCCAGGCGGCGCTGCCCGCACGGCTGGCAGCCCTGGGATTTGACGAGCGCAGCCAGGAACAAGCGAGGATCTGCGCCCAGGCCCTGCATAACCAATGGCGCGGCAACATCGCCTGGCATCTGGCGGTGCCGCGTTATCGAGAGATACGCTTTTCTGGCTGA
- a CDS encoding ATP-binding protein: protein MLRLFLRLYVILALGLAGAIWLVNYTFDELLPEANETYNREAMRGPAYALVEQLRGLPADARQARLAELQPHYGLPLKLVAKDALALTEREQALLNSGLLVVRGDFVEFLARIDGGPQVLEIKLPEEPKWLYLWAYGFLGVCLAIVLYFWVRPHWRDLEHIRLAAQRFGDNDLGSRILLPRRSTVRELAGHFNQMAERIEHLIANQRELTNAVSHELRTPIARLSFELDQLKQQADPRQRVELIADMYADLGELEEMVSELLTYASLERGATQVTREPIEAHSWLDSVIGSVALEAEAAGIQLSLRTCDVDVIQIEPRFMARAVINLLRNAIRYAEHRVDVSLVRFGDGYEVRVCDDGPGVPEEGRSKIFQPFMRLDASRDRRTGGFGLGLALVQRVSQWHGGHVRVMDSEWGGASFRMTWAYADSPSSAPSGA from the coding sequence ATGCTGCGCCTGTTTCTGCGCTTGTACGTGATCCTGGCCCTGGGCCTGGCGGGAGCGATCTGGCTGGTCAACTACACCTTCGATGAGTTGCTGCCCGAGGCCAACGAAACCTATAACCGCGAAGCCATGCGCGGCCCGGCCTACGCCCTGGTCGAGCAACTGCGCGGGCTGCCCGCCGATGCGCGTCAGGCGCGGCTGGCTGAGCTGCAACCGCATTACGGCCTGCCCTTGAAGTTGGTGGCAAAAGACGCGCTGGCCCTGACTGAGCGCGAACAGGCGCTGCTCAACAGCGGCTTGCTGGTGGTGCGTGGCGACTTCGTGGAGTTCCTCGCCCGTATTGATGGCGGCCCGCAGGTGCTGGAAATCAAACTGCCCGAAGAGCCCAAGTGGCTGTACCTGTGGGCCTATGGTTTTCTTGGGGTTTGCCTGGCCATCGTGCTGTATTTCTGGGTGCGTCCGCACTGGCGTGACCTGGAGCACATCCGCCTGGCCGCACAACGTTTTGGCGACAACGACTTGGGTTCACGCATTTTGCTGCCGCGCCGTTCCACCGTGCGCGAGCTGGCCGGGCACTTCAATCAGATGGCCGAGCGCATCGAACACCTGATCGCCAACCAACGTGAACTGACCAACGCAGTGTCCCACGAGCTGCGCACGCCGATTGCGCGTTTGTCGTTCGAACTCGACCAACTCAAGCAGCAGGCCGACCCGCGCCAGCGCGTCGAACTGATCGCCGACATGTACGCCGACCTCGGTGAGTTGGAAGAAATGGTCTCCGAGTTGCTCACCTACGCCAGCCTGGAACGCGGCGCCACCCAAGTCACCCGCGAACCCATCGAAGCCCATAGCTGGCTCGACAGCGTGATCGGCAGCGTGGCCCTGGAGGCCGAGGCTGCCGGTATTCAATTGTCGCTGCGCACCTGCGACGTGGACGTGATCCAGATCGAACCGCGCTTTATGGCGCGGGCCGTGATCAACCTGCTGCGCAACGCCATCCGCTACGCCGAACACCGCGTGGACGTGTCGCTGGTCAGGTTTGGCGACGGCTATGAAGTGCGTGTGTGTGACGACGGCCCTGGCGTGCCGGAGGAGGGCCGGTCAAAGATTTTCCAACCGTTTATGCGCCTCGACGCCAGCCGCGACCGCCGCACCGGCGGCTTTGGCCTGGGCCTGGCACTGGTGCAGCGGGTGTCGCAGTGGCACGGCGGGCACGTGCGCGTGATGGACTCGGAGTGGGGCGGCGCGTCGTTTCGCATGACGTGGGCGTATGCGGATTCGCCTTCAAGCGCGCCGTCAGGTGCGTAG
- a CDS encoding winged helix-turn-helix domain-containing protein, with translation MENLGLGKVLLVEDDERLAGLVAHFLAQHGFEVRVVHRGDEALAAFLDFKPKIVVLDLMLPGQSGLQVCRGIRAVSDTPIVILTAKEDDLDHILGLESGADDYVIKPIKPPVLLARLRALQRRQAPEPTVRGAVEFGRLTIDRSCRVVSLGDDRIDLTTMEFELLWLLASSAGTILSRDDILNRMRGIAFDGLNRSVDVYISKLRAKLNDNPREPVCIKTIWGKGYLFNPFAWEV, from the coding sequence ATGGAAAACCTGGGGCTGGGCAAGGTCCTGCTCGTTGAGGACGACGAGAGGCTGGCGGGGCTGGTCGCGCATTTTCTGGCGCAGCATGGCTTCGAGGTGCGAGTGGTGCACCGTGGCGATGAGGCCCTGGCCGCCTTCCTGGATTTCAAACCCAAGATTGTCGTGCTCGACCTGATGCTGCCGGGGCAGAGCGGGCTGCAGGTGTGTCGCGGGATTCGCGCGGTGTCCGACACGCCGATTGTGATCCTCACCGCCAAGGAAGATGACCTGGACCACATCCTCGGCCTGGAGTCCGGTGCCGACGACTATGTGATCAAACCGATCAAGCCACCGGTGCTGCTGGCACGCCTGCGAGCGCTGCAACGCCGCCAGGCGCCGGAGCCGACGGTGCGTGGTGCCGTGGAATTCGGTCGGTTGACGATTGACCGCAGTTGCCGCGTGGTCAGCCTCGGGGACGACAGGATCGACCTCACCACCATGGAATTCGAGCTGCTGTGGCTGCTGGCCAGCAGCGCAGGCACCATCCTTTCCCGCGATGACATCCTGAACCGCATGCGCGGCATCGCCTTCGACGGCCTCAACCGCAGCGTTGACGTGTACATCAGCAAACTACGCGCCAAGCTCAACGACAACCCCCGTGAGCCGGTGTGCATCAAGACCATCTGGGGCAAGGGCTATCTGTTCAATCCGTTTGCGTGGGAGGTCTAG
- a CDS encoding MFS transporter, whose translation MRKDYLAFFVSLFLSRLADQILLFIVPLMVFQTTGSVSWAGLAFFVESLPRYLAFPVCGALCDKYSPLRILHISQVYRAMACVAAVALHGVFDGIYWLVLLSALCGVLTTQGIMAREVVMPHIFKHYTYAKTLSYSQIADQSGLVLGPLAAALMLEVWAWQWVVLGVGGLFVLADVAMWVWQRNTTVRLKTHAQHRDIWLQPLRIAFGHIRSLAALRRVITLAIGVNLLIGVTLATSAAMITGQYAAGKDAYALLQAAGAGVTIVILFYLARSSLPLKVMGGVSYSMIAAGALIMAISPNAGAYTLGFLLVTGFDKMFNVYLRSTRQRVIPVEDFGKTVGVITLLNNLPQPLAGLTVAVLAAPLGTQTVTLLLAGIAAVIGVAVASGWHATVKAELDVG comes from the coding sequence ATGCGCAAGGACTATCTGGCGTTCTTTGTTTCGCTGTTCCTGTCCCGCCTGGCGGACCAGATTCTGTTGTTTATCGTGCCGCTGATGGTGTTCCAGACCACCGGCAGCGTGTCCTGGGCCGGGCTGGCATTTTTTGTCGAGTCGCTGCCTCGTTACCTGGCCTTCCCGGTGTGTGGCGCCTTGTGCGACAAGTACTCGCCGCTGCGCATCCTGCACATCAGCCAGGTTTACCGGGCAATGGCCTGCGTTGCCGCGGTGGCGCTTCATGGGGTGTTCGACGGCATTTACTGGCTGGTGTTGTTGTCGGCGCTGTGTGGGGTACTGACCACCCAGGGCATCATGGCGCGGGAAGTGGTGATGCCGCACATTTTCAAGCACTACACCTACGCCAAAACCCTGTCCTATTCACAAATCGCCGACCAGAGCGGCCTGGTGCTGGGCCCGCTGGCGGCGGCGCTGATGCTTGAGGTGTGGGCGTGGCAGTGGGTGGTGCTGGGCGTTGGCGGATTGTTCGTGCTGGCGGACGTGGCGATGTGGGTCTGGCAGCGCAACACCACGGTGCGCCTGAAAACCCATGCACAGCATCGCGATATCTGGCTGCAACCTCTGCGTATTGCGTTCGGGCATATCCGCAGCCTGGCAGCGCTCAGGCGCGTGATCACCCTGGCCATCGGCGTGAACCTGTTGATCGGCGTGACGCTGGCCACATCCGCCGCCATGATCACGGGCCAGTACGCCGCCGGCAAAGACGCCTACGCCCTGCTGCAAGCCGCCGGCGCCGGGGTCACGATCGTGATTCTGTTTTATCTGGCGCGGTCTTCGTTGCCGCTGAAAGTCATGGGCGGCGTGTCGTATTCGATGATTGCCGCAGGGGCATTGATCATGGCGATCAGCCCCAACGCGGGGGCCTATACGCTGGGTTTCCTGCTGGTGACCGGCTTCGACAAGATGTTCAACGTGTACCTGCGCAGCACGCGTCAGCGGGTGATTCCCGTGGAGGATTTCGGCAAGACGGTGGGCGTGATCACCCTGCTCAATAACCTGCCGCAACCGCTGGCAGGCTTGACGGTGGCGGTGTTGGCCGCACCACTGGGCACGCAAACGGTGACCCTGTTGCTGGCCGGGATCGCCGCCGTGATCGGCGTGGCCGTGGCCTCAGGCTGGCACGCCACTGTGAAAGCGGAACTCGACGTCGGGTGA
- a CDS encoding tRNA-(ms[2]io[6]A)-hydroxylase, producing MNLPEIHEFLGCRTPDAWVQAALADQETLLIDHKNCEFKAASTALSLIAKYHGHVDLINMMSRLAREELVHHEQVMRLMKKRKIELRQLHASRYASGLRKVVRSHEPVKLVDTLVVGAFIEARSCERFEALVPHLDEELSKFYFGLLKSEARHFQGYLKLAYQYGDAKDIAQVIERVRAAEQELIESPDVEFRFHSGVPA from the coding sequence ATGAACCTGCCAGAAATCCACGAATTCCTCGGTTGCCGCACCCCTGATGCCTGGGTCCAGGCCGCGCTGGCCGATCAGGAAACCTTGCTGATCGACCACAAGAACTGCGAATTCAAGGCCGCCAGCACCGCCCTGAGCCTGATCGCCAAGTACCACGGCCACGTCGACCTGATCAATATGATGTCGCGCCTGGCCCGGGAAGAACTGGTGCACCACGAGCAAGTCATGCGCCTGATGAAAAAGCGCAAGATCGAACTGCGTCAGTTGCACGCCAGCCGGTATGCCTCGGGCTTGCGCAAGGTGGTGCGCAGCCACGAGCCGGTGAAATTGGTGGATACCCTGGTGGTCGGCGCTTTTATCGAAGCGCGCAGTTGCGAGCGGTTCGAAGCACTGGTGCCACATTTGGACGAAGAACTCAGCAAGTTCTACTTTGGCCTGCTTAAAAGCGAGGCGCGGCACTTTCAGGGTTACCTGAAGCTGGCCTATCAATACGGCGACGCCAAGGACATCGCCCAGGTGATCGAGCGCGTCAGGGCAGCCGAACAGGAGCTGATTGAGTCACCCGACGTCGAGTTCCGCTTTCACAGTGGCGTGCCAGCCTGA
- a CDS encoding universal stress protein, translating into MQAIRSILVVIEPEHSDSLALKRAKLIAGVTGAKLHLLVCDKKHEHSALLSLLKTGLQEDGYSVTTEQAWNENLHETIIEAQQAEGCGLVIKQHFPDSPLKKALLTPADWKLLRYCPTAVLLVKTSTPWAGKVILAAIDVGNTDDEHRSLHTSIIDHGFDIASLAKAQLHVISAHPSPMLSAADPTFQLTETIQARYREQCKAFQTEFDVDDRHLHIEEGPADVLIPHFAHTLQAAVTIIGTVGRTGISGALIGNTAEVVLDKVEGDVLVLKPQGLIDHLEE; encoded by the coding sequence ATGCAAGCCATTCGCAGCATTTTGGTGGTCATCGAGCCCGAGCATTCGGATAGCCTGGCCCTCAAACGCGCCAAGCTGATCGCCGGGGTGACCGGTGCAAAGCTGCATTTGCTGGTCTGCGACAAAAAGCATGAGCATTCGGCGCTACTCAGCCTGCTCAAGACGGGTTTGCAGGAAGACGGCTACAGCGTCACCACCGAACAGGCCTGGAACGAAAACCTGCATGAAACCATCATCGAGGCGCAGCAGGCCGAGGGCTGCGGCCTGGTGATCAAGCAGCACTTTCCCGACAGCCCGTTGAAAAAGGCGCTGCTGACCCCGGCGGACTGGAAGCTGCTGCGTTACTGCCCGACAGCGGTGCTGCTGGTCAAGACCTCTACCCCCTGGGCCGGCAAGGTGATTCTGGCAGCCATCGACGTGGGCAATACCGATGACGAACACCGCTCACTGCACACCTCGATCATCGACCACGGTTTCGATATAGCCAGTCTGGCCAAGGCGCAGTTACACGTGATCAGCGCCCATCCGTCGCCGATGCTGTCGGCGGCAGACCCGACGTTCCAGCTCACCGAAACCATCCAGGCGCGCTATCGCGAGCAGTGCAAGGCATTCCAGACGGAGTTCGATGTGGATGACAGGCATTTGCACATTGAGGAAGGTCCGGCGGATGTCTTGATCCCGCATTTCGCCCACACGCTGCAGGCGGCAGTGACCATCATCGGCACCGTGGGGCGTACGGGCATTTCGGGGGCATTGATCGGCAATACGGCGGAAGTGGTTCTGGATAAGGTGGAAGGCGATGTGCTGGTGCTCAAGCCGCAGGGGTTGATTGATCATTTGGAAGAGTGA